Below is a window of Sulfitobacter sp. BSw21498 DNA.
AAGAATATGAAACCCAGACCCGCAAACTCTCGTTATGAATGAGGGAGCCTCGGGGGGCAGGTCACGGGCACCCTCGGTAAGTCCGAGCGGATCGCCGCAGGTCTCGACATCCATGAATGGGGGTGGTTCGGATCAATGGGCGGCAATGGCGATTTTGCGGGCCTGATTTCAAGGCAGGACCGCCAGCTCAGCGACGCGGTAGACTGCATCCCCCGCAAGGACCCGGTCACTCGCGAGAATTTCGAGGAATATTGTCGGCGTTTCCGCAAGGCATTTGTGGATGCCGACGCCCATCATGTTGGAGAGTTTCCGACGGCGACGAGGCTGCTTGCCATGAAGCGCCCCGACACATTTGTCTGCGCAAATGGGAAGAATAAGGGCAACTTGGCCAGGGCACTGAACTTTGCCCCTACGACGCTTTCGCTGGCGAATTATTGGGATCGGATAATTGTGCCGATCCAATCGTCGCCTTGGTACGACGCGCCTCATCCCAGCGGCGGCGATGGTGAGTTATGGGACTATCGCGTAGCGATGCTCGACACCCTCTACTATAATGCGGACGCCTGACTTGGTCTTCTATGAGATGGACCGGCATCGCGCCGCGCCCTTATCTAAGCAGCCCTCCAGCCGCCGCGATCCCGGCACGTAGCTGTCGGCCCAAAGCCGAACGTGGTGGCTTTGCTGTCTAGCGGCCGCTTCCAGCCCAAAGCATACGTAATTGGGCTGGCCTCTGTTCTGAGGTCGAGCTCCCGATGAGATCACAGGATTACTGTGAACAAGGGAGATGAGAAATGGAATATTTTGCCGGAATAGACGTGTCGCTGCGATCCTGTGCGCTTTGCATTGTTGATGGCAAGGGAAAGGTATTGCTTGAGCGAGAGCTGCCATGCGAGGTCAGCGACATCGCTGAGTATCTTGGAACGTTTCCCCATCCGATTGAACGGGTTGGTTTTGAAGCCGGCACCATGAGCCAGCATCTGTTCCATGGCCTGAAAGCGGAAGGTTTTGACGTTGTCTGCATGGAAGCACGTCAGGTGAATGCAGCGCTGTCGGCAATGCGCAACAAGACAGACAAAAATGACGCACGCGGCATCGCGCAAGTACTGCGCACCGGTTGGTTCAGCCCTGTTCACATGAAGAGCCGCGAAGCGCATGGCGTCCGTGCATTGCTGAGCACCCGCAAAGCGCTTTTGAAGAAGACGATGGACCTCGCCAATGAGGTTCGTGGGCTGTTGAAGATCTTTGGCATTCGCCTGCCCATGACCGTGAAGCACGGCAGTTTTGACGGTGTCGTGCGACCGTTGATCGAGATGGATGAAGTTCTGACCCACGCTTTGGTGCCACTCTTGGACGCACGTGTGGTTTTGTATCAGCACTTTCTGGAACTGGATCGGCGCGTCAAACGCGCTGCCAGTAATGATGAGGTGTGCATGCGGATGATGACGGTCCCAGGCGTTGGTCCGATTGCATCCCTGACTTTCAAAGCCGCTGTGGACGATCCGACGCGCTTCAAACGATCTCGCACTGTTGGCGCGCATTTTGGGCTGACACCGCGACGATACCAGTCTGGTGAGCACGACAATCCTGGCCGCATATCGAAAGCGGGGGACAGAGACGTCCGCGCAACTTTGTACGCCGCGGCCAACGCTTTGCTCATGCGAACGATGGCCGGGTCTCAGATCAAATCGTGGGGCATGCGGTTGATGCGCACCAAGGGACGTCGCCGCGCCGTTGTGGCTGTCGCACGCAAACTCGCCGTCTTGCTCCACCGGATGTGGATTGATGGCACGGAATTCCGTCAGGATCAGGTGGGAGGCAAAGCATGATCTAAAACGCCATCACCAACCTGACGGGGTCGTCCCTCACCGGACGAGGTTCGTGGGAAAAGCCGAAAATGTCTGCTGCGCATCTTGAAGCGCGTCTCAAAGCAAGGCTCTCCACGTCCGATCCGACATATGCGTGCAGCGGTGCCATCACGGCATCAACCAGACTGCGAAGAGAAGCGTGACCCGGATGAGTGACAAAGACCCGAAAGAAAGAAGGAAAATGAGCTTGACCCAAACACCCAATTAGAGAAGCGGACATGGCCGTTCTACACATTGGGCGGAAACCGGAAGTCCGCCGCACCTACGAGGTAAGATTGGTTCATAGGCGACAGCGGACATTCAAACGGAAACGAATTGGTGATCCTTTCAAAGGTGCGGGAAGCATCTCCGCGACCTATTCACCGAACTTCGCCTCACTCTGGTCAGGGTGCTATGCGCTCAGCGGCCAAGACAGCATTCTCCAACGGGACACGTACTCCAGGCTTGGTTACATCCGGGTCGTAAGGCGTGCGCGCAAAGACCTCTTCAACCATCGGCGCAAAAAATTTGAGCGGCAGGTCATCATAGTCCGGGTCAAAGCTCGCCTGATCCCAATTTTCGCAAAAGGCTGCGCAGTCGTCGAAGTATGGGCTGTCCTTGGACCGATCCCGCTTGTTGGGGTCGCCGCCCACGTGGTGTCCATAATAGAGCATTTGGAAATCGCCATGCGTCTGGACACACCATGCGCATTGCTCGCGCACAAAGGGGCGCAGGATCGTCGCTGCATATTCATCATGGTTATAGGGCGCGTAGATATCGCCAATGTCATGCAACAGCGCTGAGACTACCCAATCGATGTCGGCACCCGCGCGCCAAGCGCGTGTGGCGGACTGCAGTGAATGGCCCAAACGCGTGACCTTATAGCCCGACAAACTTTGGTCTAAATCAACCAATGCATCCATTAGCCGCTTCGCTGTATGCTTGGTGTGATCGACCTCATGGGCTGTCAGGAACTCGTATTCCTCTTTGGTGCCATCTTTCATCTGGGTGAACGCGACTTTTTCCAATATTTAACTCCTGCAATCTTTGCCACAGGATGCAGACCAATTGGCTTTACCGCAATCCATAAAAGTGGAATGCTATAATAACATATTGTTATCTAATCGAGGAATGATCGTGCGGCGAAAACTCCCCCCTCTCAACGCTTTTCTCGCCTTTGAGGCCGCTGCACGGCATAGAAACTTCACGCGTGCGGCGCAGGAATTGTCTGTCGCACAACCCGCCATTACGCGCCAT
It encodes the following:
- a CDS encoding IS110 family transposase, which produces MEYFAGIDVSLRSCALCIVDGKGKVLLERELPCEVSDIAEYLGTFPHPIERVGFEAGTMSQHLFHGLKAEGFDVVCMEARQVNAALSAMRNKTDKNDARGIAQVLRTGWFSPVHMKSREAHGVRALLSTRKALLKKTMDLANEVRGLLKIFGIRLPMTVKHGSFDGVVRPLIEMDEVLTHALVPLLDARVVLYQHFLELDRRVKRAASNDEVCMRMMTVPGVGPIASLTFKAAVDDPTRFKRSRTVGAHFGLTPRRYQSGEHDNPGRISKAGDRDVRATLYAAANALLMRTMAGSQIKSWGMRLMRTKGRRRAVVAVARKLAVLLHRMWIDGTEFRQDQVGGKA
- a CDS encoding HD domain-containing protein; its protein translation is MKDGTKEEYEFLTAHEVDHTKHTAKRLMDALVDLDQSLSGYKVTRLGHSLQSATRAWRAGADIDWVVSALLHDIGDIYAPYNHDEYAATILRPFVREQCAWCVQTHGDFQMLYYGHHVGGDPNKRDRSKDSPYFDDCAAFCENWDQASFDPDYDDLPLKFFAPMVEEVFARTPYDPDVTKPGVRVPLENAVLAAERIAP